Genomic segment of Polycladomyces abyssicola:
CCGCGGTGTGCCGGAATTCGACTTGGAAGTCATCGGAGAAACCGAGGAAACCGGAACCCGCATCACGTTCAAGCCCGATCCGGAAATCTTCACCGAGACAACCGTTTTCGATTACGACATCTTGCAAAAGCGCCTGCGGGAGCTGGCGTTTCTCAACCGCGGTGTAAAGATCACCTTGCGGGATGAGCGTGGCGAAGGCAAGGCTGAGACGTTCAAATACGACGGGGGGATCATTCAGTTTGTCGAGCATTTGAACCGCAACCGGGAAGTGTTGCATCAACCCCCGATTTACATCGAAGGCCAAAAAGAAGGCCTTGAGGTGCAAATCGCCCTACAATACAACGATTCCTACGCGTCCAACATCTATTCTTTCGCCAACAACATCCACACGCATGAGGGCGGGACGCACGAGGCCGGTTTCAAATCGGCCCTCACCCGGGTGATCAACGATTACGCCCGGCGGAACAATCTGCTTAAAGACAACGACAGCAACCTGACCGGGGACGACGTGCGCGAAGGCCTGACTGCCATCGTCAGCGTCAAGATCCCCGATCCGCAATTTGAGGGGCAAACCAAGACCAAACTGGGCAACAGCGAAGCCCGGACGGTGACGGAAACCCTGTTTGCCGAGCATTTCGGGATGTATCTGGATGAGCACCCGGCTGAAGCGAAAAAGATCATCAACAAAGCGGTGATGGCTGCCCGGGCACGGGAAGCCGCCCGGAAGGCGCGCGAGCTGACCCGGCGCAAAAACGCGTTGGAAGTGAGTTCCCTGCCGGGGAAACTGGCCGATTGCACGTCCCGGGACGCTTCCATCAGCGAGCTGTATCTGGTGGAAGGGGATTCCGCAGGCGGTACCGCCAAGCAAGGACGCGATCGTATGTTCCAGGCGATTTTGCCTTTGCGCGGGAAAATCCTCAACGTCGAAAAGGCGCGCCTTGACAAAGCCTTGTCCAACGAAGAAATCCGCACAATCATCACGGCGTTGGGCACGGGCATCGGCGAGGATTTTCAGTTGGAGAAGGCCCGGTATCACAAGATCATCATCATGACGGATGCCGACGTCGACGGTGCGCACATCCGCACCTTGCTCCTGACGTTCTTCTACCGCTACATGCGGCCGCTCATCGAGGCGGGCTACGTCTACATCGCCCAGCCGCCCCTGTATAAAATCACACAGGGCAAAACGATTCGGTATGCCTACAATGACCGGGAAAAAGAGCAAATGGTTCGTGAGATGGAAGGCAAGGGCAAAATCGAAATTCAGCGGTACAAAGGGTTGGGAGAAATGAATGCCACCCAGCTTTGGGAGACGACAATGGACCCCGAAAGCCGTACCCTGCTCAAAGTGTCGCTGGAAGATGCGATGGATGCGGATACGGTCTTTGAAACGCTGATGGGGGACAAAGTAGA
This window contains:
- the gyrB gene encoding DNA topoisomerase (ATP-hydrolyzing) subunit B, with product MSAQKTNYDETQIQVLEGLEAVRKRPGMYIGSTSSRGLHHLVWEVVDNSIDEALAGRCDTIEVTVHEDNSVTVDDNGSGIPVGIHPKMGRPAVEVVMTVLHAGGKFGGDGYKISGGLHGVGVSVVNALSEWLEVIVKRDGKVHRQRYRRGVPEFDLEVIGETEETGTRITFKPDPEIFTETTVFDYDILQKRLRELAFLNRGVKITLRDERGEGKAETFKYDGGIIQFVEHLNRNREVLHQPPIYIEGQKEGLEVQIALQYNDSYASNIYSFANNIHTHEGGTHEAGFKSALTRVINDYARRNNLLKDNDSNLTGDDVREGLTAIVSVKIPDPQFEGQTKTKLGNSEARTVTETLFAEHFGMYLDEHPAEAKKIINKAVMAARAREAARKARELTRRKNALEVSSLPGKLADCTSRDASISELYLVEGDSAGGTAKQGRDRMFQAILPLRGKILNVEKARLDKALSNEEIRTIITALGTGIGEDFQLEKARYHKIIIMTDADVDGAHIRTLLLTFFYRYMRPLIEAGYVYIAQPPLYKITQGKTIRYAYNDREKEQMVREMEGKGKIEIQRYKGLGEMNATQLWETTMDPESRTLLKVSLEDAMDADTVFETLMGDKVEPRREFIQEYAKQVRNLDV